The Penicillium digitatum chromosome 6, complete sequence genome has a window encoding:
- a CDS encoding Oligopeptide transporter OPT superfamily: protein METNKNKGNNVMEKCIREKDFHEENNTDSDVDSQPEILRAAGIGIAKDDPAEPVLTLRMWVLGIAFCMVISGLNTLYTLRAPSLTISGSVVLLLAYPLGKLWEKVIPNWTLPFGRLAFDLNPGPFNIKEHVLIYIMSNLSIYVRLGADVLTEQQMFYGYKAGWGFQILITFSTFLIGFCLAGLFRAIVVVPQELIWPGVLGVTALTTTLHHANQEHVQVRYNTWKISRSAFFAMAFCISFCWYWFPDFIFPALSFFSFPCWIKPESKVVNQIFGMRSGMGLLPITFDWSQISYVGSPLLIPSWAVLNVFISLVFWIWIVAVALYYTNVWDTGYLPFQSSQVFDNAGKTYKVKRIVNAASGYKLDIKKYLAYSPVYMPVTYALNMFGLSFATLSALLVWVVLERRRVMADAVQRVPRLVFGSLPSRCRAYSEDEKGDPDVPLWWYLVVCLLALFMSMFAIEWWNVELRWYGVLLACTVALVFYPPLALVYATSNLKINIDIFCRIVAGFVFEGKVLANIWFFDIGYITTIKGLYFAQDMKLAYYCHIPQRKLFLVQCVGMLIGTLSSIGVLNWALNHISGICTSTAVNGFSCPYSRTHFSTSLIWGAVGPRRFFSTQIGYSALLYFFILGAILPIPVYYMARRYPKSLWRRIHVPLFLGGLNYLPPATGMNYGSWAIVGLTFGWLVRKRLHGWWSKYNFVLSSAMDSSVGIAGALIFLTIYFTGASEHLNWWGTEVYKNTCDWKGCADLSVSKGQKFGT, encoded by the exons ATGGAAACTAACAAGAATAAAGGCAATAATGTCATGGAGAAATGTATTCGGGAAAAGGATTTCCACGAAGAAAACAATACTGATTCCG ATGTAGATTCACAACCCGAAATCTTGCGGGCTGCTGGTATAGGCATAGCCAAAGATGATCCTGCTGAACCCGTTCTCACTCTACGTATGTGGGTGCTAGGAATTGCCTTTTGCATGGTCATTAGCGGGTTGAACACGCTTTACACGCTCCGTGCACCTTCGTTGACAATTTCGGGTTCGGTGGTACTATTATTGGCCTACCCCCTGGGAAAGCTTTGGGAGAAAGTCATCCCGAACTGGACCCTTCCCTTCGGACGATTGGCCTTTGATCTCAACCCGGGTCCTTTCAATATCAAG GAGCATGTTTTGATCTACATAATGTCCAACCTCAGTATTTACGTTCGTCTCGGCGCCGATGTCCTGACGGAGCAGCAAATGTTCTACGGCTACAAGGCAGGATGGGGATTCCAAATTCTCATTACCTTCTCTACATTCCTCATCGGATTCTGCCTTGCTGGACTATTCCGGGCAATTGTGGTCGTTCCCCAAGAGCTGATCTGGCCTGGAGTTCTGGGCGTTACTGCATTGACCACAACTCTGCATCATGCCAACCAGGAACACGTGCAAGTGCG TTACAATACTTGGAAAATCTCTCGCTCTGCCTTCTTCGCTATGGCATTTTGCATCTCATTCTGCTGGTATTGGTTCCCGGACTTCATTTTCCCGGCGCTTAGCTTTTTCAGTTTTCCATGTTGGATCAAGCCTGAGAGCAAAGTAGTCAATCAGATCTTCGGTATGAGATCCGGAATGGGACTATTACCAATTACTTTTGATT GGAGCCAAATTTCTTACGTTGGATCTCCCTTGCTCATTCCCTCGTGGGCAGTTCTCAATGTCTTCATTTCCCTAGTCTTCTGGATTTGGATCGTGGCTGTTGCTCTTTACTATACCAATGTATGGGACACAGGCTACCTACCTTTTCAAAGCTCTCAAG TTTTCGACAATGCCGGAAAGACTTACAAAGTCAAAAGGATTGTCAATGCGGCTTCGGGCTACAAGCTTGATATAAAAAAGTACCTTGCTTACTCGCCG GTCTATATGCCAGTCACCTACGCGTTGAACATGTTTGGCCTATCGTTTGCTACCCTGAGCGCTCTTCTTGTTTGGGTTGTGCTTGAAAGGCGTCGTGTCATGGCCGATGCAGTCCAAAGAGTGCCTCGGCTGGTCTTTGGGTCCCTTCCCAGTCGCTGCAGAGCATACAGCGAGGACGAGAAAGGAGACCCGGATGTTCCCTTGTGGTGGTATTTGGTCGTATGCCTCTTAGCCTTGTTCATGTCAATGTTCGCCATTGAGTGGTGGAACGTTGAACTGAGATGGTACGGTGTTTTGCTGGCATGTACTGTGGCACTGGTGTTCTATCCTCCA TTGGCTTTGGTCTATGCCACTTCTAATCTCAAGATCAATATCGACATTTTCTGCCGCATCGTAGCTGGGTTCGTCTTTGAAGGCAAGGTCCTGGCCAACATCTGGTTCTTTGACATCGGATACATCACGACCATCAAAGGTCTTTACTTTGCCCAGGATATGAAACTGGCCTACTATTGCCAT ATCCCTCAACGCAAATTGTTCTTGGTTCAATGCGTTGGAATGCTTATCGGCACGCTCTCCTCAATCGGCGTTCTCAACTGGGCCTTGAATCACATTTCCGGCATCTGTACTAGCACCGCTGTGAATGGTTTCAGTTGTCCTTACAGCAGAACCCACTTCAGTACTTCTTTGATCTGGGGCGCAGTGGGCCCTCGTCGCTTTTTCTCAACCCAAATTGGCTATTCCGCTTTGCTTTATTTTTTCATCCTTGGTGCCATTCTACCCATCCCTGTCTACTACATGGCCCGCCGGTACCCCAAGTCGCTGTGGAGAAGGATTCATGTTCCCCTTTTCCTCGGTGGGCTAAATTACCTGCCCCCTGCAACCGGGATGAATTACGGCAGTTGGGCAATTGTTGGACTCACCTTTGGCTGGCTCGTTCGGAAACGTCTGCATGGCTGGTGGAGTAAGTACAACTTTGTGCTGAGTTCTGCCATGGACTCATCCGTGGGAATTGCTGGTGCGCTGATTTTCTTGACAATCTATTTCACTGGAGCCAGCGAACATCTCAACTGGTGGGGAACAGAGGTTTATAAG AATACCTGCGACTGGAAAGGCTGTGCAGATCTTTCCGTGTCAAAGGGCCAAAAATTCGGCACGTAG
- a CDS encoding Ppx/GppA phosphatase gives MNGQKVPSDPGQNVYLHAVVDLGSNGIRCSISDLSPPTTRIIPTVHFHRVNVSLYEAQMDPDSGSRIPIPQHVIDRIVSAIVRFQIVCVEIGVPPRNIRIIATEATRTAINAPAFIEAIRHKTGISVEALRKEEEGIIGAWGIASSFSDVEGLALDLGGGSMQMTWITSHAGHVHMSSQGSVSFPYGAAALTQKLANLKRGKSKDEAHKALEHFRGEMAANFRAAFNTINVPEHLVQKAREQGGFPLYLSGGGFRGWGYLLLYLHQTKGQCYPISIINGYTAPKKDFENTEALKEVARTAHEIFRVSDRRRKQVPSVAFLVNTLAESLPHGIKEAHFCQGGVREGVLFREMPPVVRQQDPLEVATARYAPSSAEALAAFLLAAIPRPSASRSFPSSIALHLIQAFANALYYHATMSKELSSSAALYSTSTGILASTHGIPHAHRAILALMLQERYGGELPPRDMDFKAHLQSILTPEEVWWTRYLGKLGFVLSQLYPTGSIDTSKPRIVPSAQWKNGLGKSGKKEGLDLTITIQQVAYDPSHLKEELGNDVQKIQKVGKRKNWIGGRNGWGIKVRVSVVEADLLAR, from the exons ATGAATGGTCAAAAGGTGCCATCTGATCCGGGGCAAAATGTATACCTTCACGCAGTGGTCGATTTGGGCAG TAATGGCATCCGTTGTTCGATTTCAGACCTTTCGCCCCCAACCACCCGTATCATCCCTACAGTACATTTTCATCGGGTTAATGTCTCGCTCTACGAGGCTCAAATGGATCCCGACTCAGGCAGCCGAATCCCCATTCCACAACATGTCATCGACCGAATTGTAAGCGCTATAGTTCGGTTCCAGATTGTCTGCGTGGAGATTGGAGTTCCTCCTCGGAATATTCGGATCATCGCCACGGAGGCAACTCGAACTGCTATCAACGCTCCTGCGTTCATCGAGGCCATCCGCCACAAAACCGGGATTTCGGTGGAAGCACTTCgaaaggaggaggaaggaaTTATCGGAGCATGGGGAATTGCCAGCAGCTTCTCAGATGTGGAGGGACTCGCTCTTGATTTAGGGGGTGGAAGCATGCAAATGACGTGGATTACATCGCATGCTGGTCACGTGCATATGAGTTCCCAAGGATCTGTCAGCTTTCCTTACGGAGCAGCTGCATTGACTCAGAAACTGGCAAATCTCAAAAGGGGCAAAAGCAAAGATGAAGCGCACAAAGCTCTGGAGCATTTCCGCGGCGAAATGGCAGCCAATTTTCGCGCCGCTTTTAATACCATCAATGTCCCTGAACACCTCGTTCAGAAGGCTCGAGAGCAAGGGGGCTTTCCTCTCTACCTCTCGGGGGGAGGATTTCGGGGATGGGGCTATCTTCTGTTATATCTGCACCAGACAAAGGGCCAATGTTACCCCATTTCGATTATCAACGGGTATACCGCACCTAAGAAAGACTTCGAAAACACCGAAGCTCTCAAAGAGGTGGCTCGGACGGCACATGAAATCTTCCGGGTCTCAGACCGGCGACGCAAGCAAGTGCCCTCGGTAGCGTTCTTAGTCAACACCCTGGCTGAATCGTTACCACATGGAATCAAAGAGGCCCATTTCTGTCAAGGTGGAGTACGGGAAGGAGTGCTGTTCCGCGAGATGCCCCCGGTTGTTCGCCAGCAAGATCCTTTGGAGGTTGCCACGGCCCGTTATGCGCCCTCGTCAGCCGAGGCGCTGGCCGCTTTTTTGTTGGCAGCTATCCCTCGACCATCTGCTAGCCGATCGTTcccctcttccattgcccTTCACCTTATCCAGGCATTTGCTAATGCCCTCTATTATCATGCCACGATGTCTAAAGAACTCTCCTCTAGTGCCGCACTATATAGCACTAGCACTGGAATACTAGCCTCCACGCACGGTATTCCACATGCCCACCGTGCTATTCTGGCACTGATGCTCCAAGAACGTTACGGTGGAGAATTGCCACCCAGAGACATGGACTTTAAAGCCCACCTTCAGAGCATCTTGACACCGGAGGAGGTTTGGTGGACGCGTTATCTTGGGAAACTCGGTTTCGTCCTAAGCCAGCTGTACCCAACCGGGTCTATCGACACGTCCAAACCTCGGATTGTTCCCTCGGCACAATGGAAGAATGGGTTAGGAAAGAGTGGCAAGAAAGAAGGCCTGGACTTGACAATTACCATTCAACAAGTTGCATATGACCCGTCTCACTTGAAAGAAGAGCTGGGAAATGACGTGCAAAAAATCCAAAAGGTCGGAAAGCGGAAGAATTGGATTGGTGGACGAAATGGCTGGGGCATCAAAGTACGTGTCTCGGTGGTAGAAGCGGACTTGTTGGCTCGGTGA